In one window of Clavelina lepadiformis chromosome 4, kaClaLepa1.1, whole genome shotgun sequence DNA:
- the LOC143452296 gene encoding uncharacterized protein LOC143452296: protein MEALSSFVRVPEGQKYVFEWRGEQLTSSNAAKALQHVCAAAVPKGRKLTATMVRKCTATQIRAKNPQQREMVTGHMAHLPSTQETHYINPLQSDESIIAFEAIQSLYGRDTIHEEAESSGCFRPEDIARCIHSDESHNSEEASPAEESATKTRDKTENLETVVLTADVRKYKSRRQFTEEENSEVKSYFAERIRNKQRIFIAEARAALEQGPLSLCANKTAKQIQDRVAGFIRSAERREKCFDF from the exons ATGGAAGCCCTTTCTTCGTTCGTGCGAGTACCGGaaggacaaaaatatgtcTTTGAGTGGCGCGGGGAGCAATTGACAAGTTCCAACGCCGCCAAAGCCCTGCAGCATGTCTGCGCAGCTGCAGTGCCAAAGGGCCGCAAACTCACAGCCACCATGGTTCGGAAATGCACAGCGACCCAG ATCCGCGCTAAAAACCCACAACAACGGGAAATGGTGACAGGCCATATGGCGCACCTGCCTTCGACGCAGGAAACGCATTACATCAATCCGCTGCAAAGCGACGAGTCCATCATCGCCTTTGAAGCTATTCAATCCCTTTAT GGTCGTGATACCATCCATGAAGAAGCGGAAAGTTCTGGCTGTTTTCGTCCAGAAGACATTGCCAGATGTATTCATAGCGATGAATCCCACAACTCTGAGGAAGCGTCTCCTGCAGAAGAAAGCGCCACTAAAACACGGgacaagacagaaaatttagaaactgTGGTTCTCACAGCCGATGTGAGAAAATAT AAAAGTCGAAGGCAATTCACAGAGGAAGAGAATTCCGAAGTGAAGAGTTACTTTGCCGAAAGAATTAGgaacaaacaaagaatattCATCGCGGAGGCAAGGGCCGCATTAGAGCAGGGCCCCCTGTCTCTCTGCGCaaataaaactgcaaaacAAATTCAGGACCGGGTGGCTGGATTTATAAGATCGGCAGAGAGGCGGGAAAagtgttttgatttttga
- the LOC143452297 gene encoding uncharacterized protein LOC143452297 isoform X1, whose translation MLQHIDSILENITIKKETEEEMEEEAREEKVLEREEDEVVVDERESDEKVGEADKSGAEDVHGEKSYPKRKAKYCRICIKMVINVGRHCRNVHQITYNQLTSKGKQKCPLCGKFVKFLKKHL comes from the exons ATGCTACAACACATTGACAGTATTCT CGAAAATATAACTATCAAAAAGGAAACTGAAGAAGAGATGGAAGAGGAAGCAAGGGAAGAAAAAGTGTTGGAGAGAGAAGAAGACGAGGTGGTGGTTGATGAAAGGGAATCAGACGAGAAGGTAGGCGAAGCGGACAAGAGTGGGGCGGAGGACGTTCATGGGGAAAAAAGTTATCCCAAAAGGAAAGCGAAATACTGCAG gATCTGCATAAAAATGGTAATTAACGTTGGCCGGCATTGCCGCAACGTTCACCAAATCACCTATAACCAGCTGACCAGTAAAGGAAAGCAAAAGTGCCCCTTATGCGGTAAGTTCGTCAAATTCCTGAAAAAGCACCTATAA
- the LOC143452297 gene encoding uncharacterized protein LOC143452297 isoform X2: MEEEAREEKVLEREEDEVVVDERESDEKVGEADKSGAEDVHGEKSYPKRKAKYCRICIKMVINVGRHCRNVHQITYNQLTSKGKQKCPLCGKFVKFLKKHL; the protein is encoded by the exons ATGGAAGAGGAAGCAAGGGAAGAAAAAGTGTTGGAGAGAGAAGAAGACGAGGTGGTGGTTGATGAAAGGGAATCAGACGAGAAGGTAGGCGAAGCGGACAAGAGTGGGGCGGAGGACGTTCATGGGGAAAAAAGTTATCCCAAAAGGAAAGCGAAATACTGCAG gATCTGCATAAAAATGGTAATTAACGTTGGCCGGCATTGCCGCAACGTTCACCAAATCACCTATAACCAGCTGACCAGTAAAGGAAAGCAAAAGTGCCCCTTATGCGGTAAGTTCGTCAAATTCCTGAAAAAGCACCTATAA
- the LOC143452297 gene encoding uncharacterized protein LOC143452297 isoform X3: protein MKSPVQGFGSLQEGRSYFVKIEDQQRSSFGQNTMESLDEGGQELDLAYKNDSTVEFVTARETVA, encoded by the exons ATGAAATCTCCAGTCCAAGGTTTCGG CTCACTTCAAGAAGGCCGTAGTTATTTCGTTAAAATCGAAGACCAACAGAGATCTAGTTTCGGCCAAAACACAATGGAAAGTTTGGACGAGGGTGGCCAGGAACTAGATCTTGCCTATAA GAACGACTCAACGGTCGAATTCGTGACTGCCCGGGAAACTGTAGCATGA